The Microterricola viridarii genome segment GGTCGCCTGGCCGCGCACCCGATCGACTCGGAACCCCCGGCAGTGGCGGCTGCGTCACGTGGCTGAACGCGTCGCCATCGCGTACGACTGCCTGTACCCGGTGAACACCGGCGGAGGGGAGCGTGTCTACCGACGCATGGCCGAGCTGCTCAGTGAGAATGGCTGCACGGTGGACTATGTGACCCGCCGGCAGTGGGCAGACGGGGCGGAGCCCGCCGCGGCGTTCACGGTGCGGCCGGTCTGGTCCGGTGAGATCTACGACGCGCACGGAACGCGCACCATGGGCAGTGCCGTCCGCTTCGCCGCCGCGCTGTTTCGCTACTTCGCCCGCCACCGCTCAGAACACGACACCGTGCTGGTCAGTGCGCTGCCGGTGCTCAACGTGTTCGCTGTGCGCTTGGCCCTGCTCGGCACGCGCACCTTCGTCGTGACCGATTGGCTCGAGGTGTGGAGCTGGCGCAAGTGGCGCAGCTACTCCGGAGCGCTCGTCGGCACCATCGCCAGCACCCTGCAGTGGTTCGGCCTGCGGGTGGGCCGGCTACAGACCGTGAACAGTGGGTTCACCCGAGCGAGAGTGCGCCGCTACCGGCCGGCGGCCGATCCGATCGTGCTGGGCCTCGTCGACCTGGTCGGTGAGGTGCCGGATGCCGGCACCAGCCGTGTCGGGCCCCCGCGGCTGCTCTTCGTCGGCCGCCACATCGCCGACAAGCGCCTCGACGCGCTGCCGGCGGCGCTGGCCGTCGCCCGCCGGAGTGTTCCGGGGCTGACTCTGAAGATCGTCGGCAGCGGCCCGGAGACGGCGGCAGTGCGCGCGCGCGTGCACGAGCTCGGCCTGGACGACGCCGTGGAGTTCCTGGGCCGGGTCGACGATGAGACGCTCGACCTCGCCTTCCGGGGCGCCAGTGCGCTCGTCAACCCGTCTGCCAGGGAGGGCTTCGGCCTGGTCATCGCCGAGGCCGCCGCCGTGGCGACGCCCAGCGTCGTCGTCGCGGGGGAGGACAACGCGGCCGCCGAGCTCGTG includes the following:
- a CDS encoding glycosyltransferase family 4 protein, which translates into the protein MAERVAIAYDCLYPVNTGGGERVYRRMAELLSENGCTVDYVTRRQWADGAEPAAAFTVRPVWSGEIYDAHGTRTMGSAVRFAAALFRYFARHRSEHDTVLVSALPVLNVFAVRLALLGTRTFVVTDWLEVWSWRKWRSYSGALVGTIASTLQWFGLRVGRLQTVNSGFTRARVRRYRPAADPIVLGLVDLVGEVPDAGTSRVGPPRLLFVGRHIADKRLDALPAALAVARRSVPGLTLKIVGSGPETAAVRARVHELGLDDAVEFLGRVDDETLDLAFRGASALVNPSAREGFGLVIAEAAAVATPSVVVAGEDNAAAELVHDGVNGIIAASVDPEVLGAAIVRAVQGGTELRASTLAWFERERAEHGLAASVAQILERAKAR